One part of the Blastocatellia bacterium genome encodes these proteins:
- a CDS encoding ABC transporter permease, whose translation MNLWGTFRIALRALSRNKMRSILTMLGIIIGVAAVIAVVGIGQGASASIQSQIAQLGNNMLYVMAGSSNQGGMRGGAGSTPTLTPEDADAIERECPAVRAVSPGVRANGQLVFGNQNWAASSGIQGTNEKFPDIRAWPVAKGEFFTEGDVRTAARVCVIGKTIEDNLFAGADAIGQTMRIRNLPFRVIGVLSTKGQNQWGQDQDDTVIVPYTTAQKKMLSITWIHQVMVSAVSASATFTAEQQITELLRQRHRITANMDNDFSVRNLTDVAEAADASSKIMTNLLASVAIVSLMVGGIGIMNIMLVSVTERTREIGIRMAIGARSGVIRRQFLIESITLSLVGGLIGVGFGIVASIVIARTLNWPTLVSPYSIIASVVFSMLVGIAFGYYPARKAASLDPIDALRYE comes from the coding sequence ATGAACCTGTGGGGAACTTTTAGGATCGCTTTGCGGGCGCTGTCACGCAACAAGATGCGCTCCATACTAACGATGCTCGGCATCATCATCGGCGTCGCCGCGGTGATTGCCGTCGTCGGCATTGGCCAGGGCGCGTCGGCTTCGATTCAATCGCAGATCGCCCAGCTCGGCAATAACATGCTTTACGTCATGGCCGGCTCCAGCAATCAAGGCGGCATGCGCGGCGGCGCCGGCTCGACGCCGACCTTGACGCCGGAAGACGCCGACGCCATCGAGCGCGAATGCCCGGCGGTGCGCGCCGTCAGTCCCGGCGTGCGCGCCAACGGCCAACTGGTCTTCGGCAATCAGAACTGGGCGGCGTCGAGCGGCATCCAGGGCACCAACGAGAAGTTCCCCGACATCCGCGCATGGCCGGTCGCCAAGGGCGAGTTCTTTACCGAAGGCGACGTGCGCACGGCGGCGCGCGTCTGCGTCATCGGCAAGACGATTGAGGACAACCTCTTTGCCGGCGCTGACGCCATCGGCCAGACGATGCGCATCCGCAACCTGCCATTCCGTGTCATCGGCGTGCTGAGTACGAAAGGCCAGAACCAGTGGGGCCAGGATCAGGACGACACGGTCATTGTGCCCTACACCACTGCGCAGAAGAAGATGCTGTCGATCACCTGGATTCATCAGGTCATGGTGTCGGCGGTGAGCGCCAGCGCGACCTTTACCGCCGAGCAGCAAATCACCGAATTACTGCGCCAGCGCCACCGCATCACGGCGAATATGGACAATGATTTTTCGGTGAGAAACCTCACAGACGTGGCCGAGGCGGCGGACGCGTCAAGCAAGATCATGACGAACCTGCTGGCATCAGTTGCCATCGTCTCGCTGATGGTCGGCGGCATCGGCATCATGAACATCATGCTGGTGAGCGTCACCGAGCGGACGCGCGAGATCGGCATCCGCATGGCGATTGGCGCGCGCAGCGGCGTGATTCGCCGCCAGTTTTTGATCGAATCGATCACCCTGTCTTTGGTCGGCGGCCTCATCGGCGTCGGCTTTGGCATCGTCGCGTCTATCGTCATTGCAAGAACGCTGAACTGGCCGACGCTGGTGTCGCCCTATTCGATTATCGCTTCGGTCGTCTTTTCGATGCTGGTCGGCATCGCCTTCGGCTACTACCCGGCGCGCAAGGCGGCATCGCTCGATCCCATTGACGCGCTGCGCTACGAGTAA
- a CDS encoding lytic transglycosylase domain-containing protein: MRMKRTATILVLCAALVGGTPLARAAFASDTDNSPTAQEVKQGLVQDAKKAAGLHFQRGEQAYKGGQYDMARREFDEAVDSILTAPINIANDDELRAYYRELIEKINRYQIISMEQKDGGFSEQRYEPSPLDKLASLSEAELEEVAADDEVINARFNFNFESAYPIKQFISYFTRGRGRATMEAGLARSVRYRAMAERVFKEEGVPTDLIWLAQVESGWNPYALSSAAAKGMWQFIPATGSRFGLQQNYWVDERANPEKSTRAAARYLKFLATRYRNDWALALAAYNTGEGNVDAAIARAGTRDFWRLHRSGHLAQETRNYVPAILAVVTIAKSPKQYGFDLPPAYPYRYETRLIAKQTDLRPLAKKLNISYGALLELNPELQRGTTPPGKHALRVPAASAVKTEAAEEPTAVTSTP; the protein is encoded by the coding sequence ATGAGAATGAAACGAACCGCGACGATCCTCGTGCTGTGTGCCGCGCTGGTCGGCGGCACACCGCTCGCGCGTGCCGCGTTCGCTTCAGACACCGACAATTCGCCGACGGCGCAAGAGGTCAAACAGGGGCTGGTCCAGGACGCCAAGAAGGCTGCCGGGCTGCACTTTCAGCGCGGCGAGCAAGCCTACAAGGGCGGTCAGTACGATATGGCCCGCCGCGAGTTCGACGAGGCGGTTGATTCCATCCTCACCGCGCCCATCAATATCGCCAACGATGACGAGCTGCGCGCTTACTACCGCGAGCTGATCGAAAAGATCAACCGCTATCAGATCATCTCGATGGAGCAGAAGGACGGCGGCTTCAGCGAGCAGCGTTACGAGCCATCGCCGCTCGACAAGCTGGCTTCGCTCTCTGAAGCCGAGCTTGAAGAGGTCGCCGCGGACGACGAAGTGATCAACGCGCGCTTCAACTTCAACTTCGAGTCGGCCTACCCGATCAAGCAGTTCATCAGCTACTTCACGCGCGGGCGCGGGCGCGCGACGATGGAAGCCGGATTGGCGCGCTCTGTGCGCTATCGCGCGATGGCCGAGCGCGTCTTCAAGGAAGAAGGCGTGCCGACGGATTTGATCTGGCTGGCGCAAGTCGAATCGGGCTGGAACCCCTATGCGCTGTCGTCAGCGGCAGCCAAAGGCATGTGGCAATTCATCCCCGCGACCGGCTCGCGTTTCGGACTGCAACAGAATTACTGGGTTGATGAGCGCGCTAACCCGGAAAAATCAACGCGCGCCGCGGCCCGTTATCTGAAATTCCTGGCGACCCGTTATCGCAACGACTGGGCGCTGGCGCTGGCCGCTTATAACACCGGCGAAGGCAATGTGGACGCGGCGATTGCGCGCGCCGGCACGCGCGACTTCTGGCGCTTGCACCGCAGCGGCCACCTCGCGCAAGAGACACGAAACTATGTGCCGGCGATCCTCGCCGTGGTGACGATTGCCAAGTCGCCCAAGCAGTATGGCTTCGATCTGCCGCCGGCGTATCCTTATCGCTACGAAACGCGCTTGATCGCCAAGCAGACAGACCTGCGGCCGCTGGCTAAGAAGCTGAACATCTCTTACGGCGCGTTGCTGGAGCTGAACCCTGAATTGCAACGCGGCACGACGCCGCCGGGCAAGCACGCGCTGCGCGTTCCCGCCGCCAGCGCCGTGAAGACCGAAGCGGCTGAAGAACCCACCGCCGTCACCAGCACGCCATAG
- a CDS encoding rhomboid family intramembrane serine protease, with the protein MFELFIFIAIVIFLTVIGSFIPIGNENSTVRRLPWVTFAIMGICVLTYFVTLPAQAGSLKEVVESLGDLEKFMDKNEALMADEDVRNKLVQYGLMPRQAADQIKEQLKKDPELARQYETWLATSDAIQLREEFNKKLMAYVEARKSTINYRFGVAPNGEWKIYQLITSAFLHGGYEHLFGNLIFFFAIAFVLEDYWGRGVFLGFYLGGAIAACIPYMVSPSTVPLIGASGAISATMGAFLIRLPRTKIKLLFWPGNFLGFLLTRKRLVVMVPSYLFLIAYFIENLILWYFNRKNNGGGTAFSAHIAGFIYGAAFAGVMKATKYEETVINPKIEAKVSFAAPQAVQEGLEMMDQGKLDMAERKLRTHLMKEHDNLEAILALIHVYEKQQNYDQLNAMYGRLIRHHLQHNDKEAALLAYDNLLSAFPDNAICPRIPSRDWMVICDYLHEATMNREAAVEYERLSNAWPADTNTVRALVQGAECALAVLDPERALRMFEQAEKLAPPQALASKIALGLEKCHRIIDNHPNFKKHKKPKMPIWT; encoded by the coding sequence ATGTTCGAGCTGTTCATCTTTATCGCCATTGTTATTTTCCTTACCGTCATTGGCAGCTTCATCCCCATCGGCAACGAAAACTCGACTGTCCGCCGCTTGCCCTGGGTGACCTTCGCCATCATGGGAATTTGTGTGTTGACTTACTTTGTGACCTTGCCGGCGCAGGCAGGGAGCCTGAAGGAAGTCGTCGAAAGCCTGGGCGACCTCGAAAAGTTTATGGACAAGAACGAGGCGTTGATGGCCGACGAAGACGTCCGCAACAAACTGGTGCAGTACGGCCTTATGCCCAGGCAGGCCGCCGACCAGATCAAAGAGCAATTGAAGAAGGACCCGGAGCTGGCACGCCAGTATGAAACCTGGCTGGCCACCTCGGACGCCATACAGTTGCGCGAAGAGTTCAACAAGAAACTGATGGCCTATGTCGAGGCGCGCAAGAGCACGATCAATTATCGCTTCGGCGTTGCGCCCAACGGCGAATGGAAAATCTATCAACTGATCACCAGCGCCTTCCTGCATGGCGGCTACGAACATCTGTTCGGCAACTTGATCTTCTTCTTCGCCATTGCTTTCGTGCTGGAGGATTACTGGGGGCGCGGCGTCTTCCTGGGCTTTTACCTGGGAGGTGCCATTGCGGCGTGCATCCCCTACATGGTTTCACCCTCGACGGTGCCGCTGATTGGCGCTTCGGGGGCGATCTCGGCGACCATGGGCGCGTTCCTCATTCGCCTGCCGCGCACCAAGATCAAGCTCTTATTCTGGCCGGGCAATTTCCTCGGCTTCCTGCTGACCCGCAAGCGTCTGGTGGTGATGGTGCCCAGTTACCTGTTCTTGATCGCTTACTTCATCGAGAACCTCATCCTCTGGTATTTCAATCGCAAGAATAATGGTGGCGGCACGGCGTTCTCGGCGCACATCGCCGGCTTTATCTATGGCGCGGCCTTCGCCGGAGTGATGAAGGCGACGAAGTATGAAGAGACCGTCATCAACCCGAAGATCGAAGCCAAAGTATCGTTCGCCGCGCCGCAGGCCGTACAGGAAGGCTTAGAGATGATGGATCAGGGCAAGCTCGACATGGCCGAGCGCAAGCTGCGCACGCACCTGATGAAAGAGCACGACAACCTCGAAGCCATCCTCGCCCTGATTCACGTCTATGAGAAGCAACAAAACTATGATCAGCTCAATGCCATGTATGGGCGCTTGATCCGCCATCACTTACAACACAACGACAAGGAAGCGGCATTGCTGGCCTACGACAATCTGCTGTCGGCATTCCCGGATAACGCCATCTGCCCGCGCATCCCGTCGCGTGACTGGATGGTGATCTGTGATTACCTGCACGAGGCCACGATGAACCGCGAAGCGGCGGTCGAATACGAGCGCCTGAGCAACGCCTGGCCCGCCGACACCAACACCGTGCGGGCGCTGGTGCAGGGCGCGGAATGCGCGCTCGCGGTGCTCGATCCGGAACGTGCCCTGCGCATGTTCGAGCAGGCCGAAAAGCTCGCGCCGCCGCAGGCGCTCGCCTCAAAGATCGCCCTGGGATTGGAAAAATGTCACCGCATTATCGACAATCACCCGAACTTCAAAAAGCACAAAAAGCCGAAGATGCCCATTTGGACGTAG
- a CDS encoding four helix bundle protein, which produces MTSLYGYRDLKVYQLAYKLAMDIFHESKSFPPEERYSLTDQIRRASRSVAANIAEGYRKRQYSKMFVSKMADADGEAAETQVWLDFARDCGYLSKDRQLQLTKGYEEIGRMLGSMIAHPDRFQP; this is translated from the coding sequence ATGACTAGCTTGTATGGATACAGAGATTTGAAGGTCTATCAATTAGCCTATAAGTTGGCGATGGACATCTTCCATGAATCGAAATCTTTTCCTCCAGAAGAACGATACTCGTTGACGGATCAGATTCGTCGCGCTTCTCGCAGTGTTGCAGCGAATATCGCAGAAGGCTATCGAAAGCGCCAGTACAGTAAAATGTTTGTCAGCAAAATGGCCGATGCAGATGGCGAAGCGGCTGAAACACAGGTCTGGTTAGATTTCGCACGTGACTGTGGCTACTTATCCAAAGATCGCCAATTACAACTCACCAAAGGGTACGAAGAGATAGGTAGAATGCTCGGCAGCATGATTGCACACCCAGATAGATTCCAACCCTGA
- a CDS encoding TonB-dependent receptor, protein MSRLLHLKKAIGVAMLGFMLSASLSARADDLDNITFQGAVRDSAGAAVVGARVSAIHTATGVERGAVTDSEGRYRITVNAPGGYMLKVTADGFRESDSRETTVTSGRVLAMDFALQPSGVSEQVTVTASNPPLVDTTRTVTGDTITRRELDELPIINRDPLQLVFLLGGVSEAPLSTADLADEGRGVFVRNSPEEAGIFSLTGAPATSNNLTIDGLDNNDDRGARERIALNPEAIAEVQIITNQYAAEYGRASGGRINLRTRGGANAFRGEGYFYFGDEALNANTYFRNARGLDRVPQQQRREGGIFSGPIRRHRDFFFASYERLDVTDFAEINATVPVAINPLFALPPPNQPVSAGSLVGLFTDAISTPENRNVINGRADFNFTASHNASARFDAQRGENKRGFPGGARLLDTLLIEGRNSDSISGTDNYIFSGRLVNQARAQYSRLLPRNRAGADSISLIISQPERVTAGSYTGTDGSPAFAREERRFQLQDNLSLIYGAHLFKVGMDVQLVRSSFTDLFATGGEYTFASVEDFLANRPEQFVQRFDTESQLSNNVLGVFAQDEWHLRQNLTLSFGMRWDNESILKDRDNFSPRVAIAWDPFGGKLFRKFKKLAEPGKTVVRAGFGMFYNRALLRTIDDFSLGRSTLSVDSDITPAVLDSVKFPAPITDRSLADRFGIREASFLRRVSDDLKIPYTMQTGLGVERQISRKIVASADYIFTRGAHLWRESNINAPQVPEGFADLTEFLLSRDFDNRPNTAGRRPVSSANADVVRFDLGANTSTSAGAIAVRNGVRILTLGLNTAMSANIAAALNAVRFLRPDPTLTQVELLESTGNSFYHGGIFSVRYAAGRRMTFRGVYTLSKLVDEGTTNTASPQDLADRRAERSLSLQDQRHRFTFSGIFQIPRVEIDLAPIVSFGSSRPFNIGSGVDRNLNDIDNDRPNFIGPLGRPEWRRPGSATADDVKALLQLAPIGSSGNLPRNFGRGPGSRSIDLRASRTVRVNEHLRLRPAIDVFNLFNNTTFNFGSEFIDRNDADFLLPRRTQRPRTIQLSLKAWF, encoded by the coding sequence ATGAGTCGGCTTCTCCATCTGAAGAAGGCAATCGGTGTCGCCATGCTCGGCTTCATGCTGTCTGCCAGTCTGTCGGCGCGCGCCGATGATCTTGACAACATCACCTTCCAAGGCGCGGTGCGCGACAGCGCCGGCGCGGCGGTGGTCGGGGCGCGCGTTTCAGCCATTCACACGGCGACCGGCGTCGAGCGCGGGGCGGTGACCGATAGCGAAGGACGTTACCGCATCACGGTGAACGCGCCCGGCGGCTATATGCTCAAGGTGACGGCAGACGGCTTTCGCGAGTCCGACAGCCGCGAAACGACCGTGACCAGCGGGCGCGTCCTGGCGATGGACTTCGCGCTGCAACCATCCGGGGTCAGCGAACAGGTGACGGTGACGGCGAGCAACCCGCCGCTGGTTGACACGACGCGCACCGTCACCGGCGACACGATCACGCGCCGCGAGCTGGACGAACTGCCCATCATTAACCGCGACCCGCTACAGCTGGTCTTCCTGCTCGGCGGCGTCAGTGAAGCGCCGCTTTCGACTGCCGACCTGGCCGACGAAGGGCGCGGCGTCTTTGTGCGTAACTCGCCGGAAGAGGCCGGCATCTTTTCGCTCACCGGCGCGCCGGCAACCTCCAACAACCTGACGATTGACGGGCTCGACAACAACGACGACCGCGGCGCCCGCGAGCGCATCGCGCTCAACCCCGAGGCCATCGCCGAAGTGCAGATCATCACCAATCAGTACGCCGCCGAATATGGCCGCGCCTCGGGCGGGCGCATCAACCTGCGGACGCGCGGCGGCGCCAACGCGTTTCGTGGCGAAGGTTACTTTTACTTCGGCGACGAAGCGCTGAACGCCAACACCTACTTCCGCAACGCGCGCGGCCTGGATCGCGTGCCGCAGCAGCAGCGCCGCGAAGGCGGAATCTTTTCAGGGCCGATCCGCCGGCATCGCGATTTCTTTTTCGCCAGCTACGAGCGGCTCGACGTGACCGACTTTGCCGAGATCAACGCCACCGTGCCGGTCGCCATCAACCCGCTCTTCGCGCTGCCGCCGCCGAATCAACCGGTCAGCGCCGGCAGCCTTGTGGGATTGTTTACCGACGCCATCTCGACGCCCGAAAACCGCAACGTCATCAATGGGCGCGCCGACTTTAATTTCACGGCTTCGCACAACGCCTCGGCGCGCTTCGACGCGCAGCGCGGCGAAAACAAGCGCGGCTTCCCCGGCGGCGCGCGCTTGCTCGATACGCTGCTCATCGAAGGCCGCAACAGCGATTCGATCAGCGGCACCGACAACTACATTTTTTCGGGCCGTCTGGTCAACCAGGCGCGGGCGCAGTATTCGCGCCTGCTGCCGCGCAATCGCGCCGGCGCTGATTCGATCAGCCTCATCATCAGCCAGCCCGAGCGCGTCACTGCCGGCTCGTACACCGGCACCGATGGCTCGCCGGCCTTTGCCAGAGAAGAGCGCCGCTTTCAGCTTCAGGACAACCTGTCGTTGATCTATGGCGCGCACCTGTTCAAAGTGGGCATGGATGTCCAACTGGTGCGCTCGTCGTTCACCGACCTGTTCGCGACCGGCGGCGAGTACACCTTCGCCAGCGTCGAAGACTTTCTCGCTAACCGCCCCGAACAGTTCGTGCAGCGTTTCGACACCGAAAGCCAGTTGTCGAACAACGTGCTTGGCGTCTTCGCGCAAGATGAATGGCACCTGCGCCAGAACTTGACGCTGTCGTTCGGGATGCGCTGGGACAACGAATCGATACTGAAAGACCGCGACAACTTCAGCCCGCGCGTCGCCATCGCCTGGGACCCGTTCGGCGGCAAGCTGTTTCGCAAATTCAAAAAGCTTGCCGAGCCGGGGAAGACCGTCGTGCGTGCGGGCTTCGGCATGTTTTACAATCGCGCCTTGCTCAGAACGATTGATGATTTCTCGCTCGGGCGCTCGACGCTCAGCGTCGATTCGGACATCACGCCGGCGGTTCTCGATTCTGTAAAGTTTCCTGCGCCGATCACCGACCGCTCGCTGGCCGACCGCTTCGGCATCCGCGAAGCGAGCTTCCTGCGCCGCGTCAGCGACGACCTGAAGATTCCCTATACGATGCAGACCGGCCTCGGCGTCGAGCGACAGATCAGCCGCAAGATCGTCGCCAGCGCCGATTACATCTTCACGCGCGGCGCGCACCTGTGGCGCGAATCGAACATCAACGCGCCGCAGGTGCCCGAAGGCTTTGCCGACCTGACGGAGTTTCTGTTGAGCCGCGACTTCGACAACCGTCCGAACACCGCGGGCCGGCGGCCCGTCAGCAGCGCTAACGCCGACGTGGTTCGCTTCGATCTCGGCGCCAACACCTCGACCTCGGCGGGCGCGATTGCCGTCCGCAACGGCGTGCGCATTCTGACGCTCGGGCTCAACACGGCGATGTCTGCGAACATCGCGGCGGCGCTCAACGCGGTGCGTTTCCTGCGCCCCGACCCGACGCTCACGCAGGTTGAGTTGCTGGAATCTACGGGCAATTCGTTTTACCACGGCGGCATCTTTTCGGTGCGCTATGCGGCGGGCCGGCGCATGACGTTTCGCGGCGTCTACACGCTGTCGAAGCTGGTGGACGAAGGCACCACCAACACCGCGTCGCCGCAAGACCTGGCCGACCGTCGCGCCGAGCGCTCGCTGTCACTGCAAGACCAGCGGCACCGCTTCACCTTCAGCGGCATCTTTCAAATTCCGCGCGTCGAGATCGATCTGGCGCCGATTGTCTCGTTCGGCTCGTCGCGCCCGTTCAACATCGGCTCCGGCGTAGATCGTAACCTGAATGACATTGACAACGACCGCCCGAATTTTATCGGGCCTCTGGGTCGCCCCGAATGGCGACGGCCCGGCAGCGCCACTGCTGATGATGTGAAAGCTTTGCTCCAGCTCGCGCCGATTGGTTCGAGCGGCAACCTGCCGCGCAACTTTGGCCGCGGGCCGGGATCACGCTCGATTGATCTGCGCGCTTCGCGAACGGTTCGCGTCAACGAGCATCTACGCCTGCGCCCGGCCATTGACGTCTTCAATCTGTTTAACAACACGACTTTTAATTTCGGCTCTGAATTCATTGACCGCAATGACGCAGACTTCCTGTTGCCGCGCCGCACCCAGCGCCCGCGCACGATTCAGCTCAGCTTGAAAGCGTGGTTTTGA